Genomic segment of Paenibacillus sp. FSL R5-0912:
CTGGTCCGGGGACCGCTGAGCAAAGTATCGAAACCCTTCCTGTACCGGGGCAGAAAATGATCAAGTCGCTCCGCAGAAAAGTACTCGTCACACTGATGCTGGCGGTGCTGCCCTTCCTGCTGGCCTCCTGCTTGGGCTACAGGGATCTTGACCACATCGCATTCGTGACCTCCATTCTGATTGATCAGGATGAGGAGGAGAATCTCATTTTTTATTTTGAGACGCTGAACTCGATCCGCAGCTCCTCCAAAGAGGCGAACCAGGAGGAGAGGATTGTATATAAAATAGCAACCCAGAATCCGGGCGATGCCCTCAACCGTCTGGAAACTCATACCAGTTCCCCGGTTACCCTTGCCCACAACAAAGTCATCCTCTTCACGAAACGTTTTGCGGCGGGCGGGCTGGACCAGGCATTTGATATTTTTGACCGGTGGCAGGAATCCAGCACACGTACACTTCTGGGCGTGTATGTAGGAGAGACTGAGGATTTCATCAAGCCCAACCATGAGGAAGAGGTTATGACCGGCCTGTACCTCTATGACATGCTGGGCAACAAAGCATCCGTAACCTCCTATGGCGTCAAGCTGAACATCAGGGAGTTCATGAATCAGAAGATTATCGGTGATCATGTGAATTCCATGTCAATCATGAATGTGTCCAAGGATAAGGATACGAAGGGGCAGTATTTCCTGGACGGACTGGCACTGATTAAAGAATATAGAATGGTAGGCAGGCTGAGCAGCGAGAAGTCCATCTACTTCAACTTCCTGCTCAATAACGAGGTATCGGGCAATATCAATACGCAGAATCCCGAGGACCGGACGAAGACGGTGAGCCTGCTGCTGCAGAATAACCGCTACAAGTCCAGGCTCGATTATAAAGACGGCATACTAAAGATGGAGATCATCCTTAAGCTGAACACCGATGTATCCTTAATCCAGGGGAAGCTGAAGCTGAACGAGGAAAACATTGCGAAGCTGGAGGCGTCCATGGCAGCGAAGATCAGAGCCAATTGTCTGGCGCTGTTTCAGGAGTGGAAGGATAAAGGGACCGATATTTTTGATATCCAGGAGAAGTTTGAACGGAAATATCCCAAGCTCGCCGGGCGGAATATCATCGGGAGTACAGAGCTCGACCTTAAGGTTACGGTAGATATCAACGGCACGACAACGCTTAGGGATGCGGAATAGCAATATGATAATTATAGAAGCTGTTATCACGGCCATAAGGGCTGCGGTTACAGCTTTTTTTATATGACAGATTTCGTGCCGCGAATGAGCGGTGTAGACGGTGTGATGTATCTTTTGTCAAGATTCGATGGGTGATATCTATAAAATATTGTTCGATTATACAAACCAATCCGCAAATTTTAGCTATAATGACAATAAACCTGCCATGAACATTTCAAAGCCGGAGCATTAAAGCTATAATGTGGCCATAGGTATAGGGATGATACAGTGCGGAACTGCCCGTAATTATGCAGCCTAAAGATGCCAGCGAAAGGTCTGAGGATGATGAGCCTGGAAGCCTTGAATGAACGTGTGAAGACGGATCTTTCCTACCTTGCCTATGGGGGCGCGGACTGGATACGCCCTCTGGAGCATCCCGAAGGCCATGTCTATGATGTAGTGATTGTAGGCGGGGGGCAAAGCGGACTCGGAGCGGCTTTCGGCCTGCTGCGTGAACGGATATCCAACATTCTGATTATTGATGAGAACAGTGACGGGCTGGAAGGTCCATGGGAAACATATGCACGGATGGTGACTCTGCGCACGCCCAAGCATTTGACCTCCATTGATCTGGGCATTCCATCGCTCACCTTCCGCTCCTGGTGGGAAGCGCAGAAGGGAACAGCAGCCTGGGAGGAATTAGGCAAAATCCCCCGCGGCGACTGGATGAATTATCTGCGCTGGTACCGGCGGATTCTGCAGCTGCCGGTGATCAATGAGGTGCAGCTTAAGCTGATCGAACCGGGTGAGGACGGGATCTACCGGCTGCGGATTGCTGGAGCGGGTGCCCCGTCCGGTCTGCTGCTGGCGCGCAAGATCGTACTGGCCACAGGGATCCAGGGCGGAGGCGAGTGGCATGTCCCGCCGATGATTGCGGAGCATCTGCCGGAGCATCTGTATGCACATACCTCGCAGAAGATTGATTTCGCCGCTCTCCGCGGCAAGCGGGTAGCGATTCTCGGCGGCGGGGCCTCGGCCTTCGACAATGCCAACTTCGTTCTTACTGAAGGAGCGGCGGAAGCGCATGTGTTCGTCCGCCGCGAACAGCTGCCGAATGTGAATCCGATCCGCCAGATGGAGGTTTCGGGAATGATTGAACGGTTCCATGCCTTAGCGGATGAAGATAAATATGCAGTGATCTCGCATTTCTTCAATTATAATCAGCCGCCAACGAACGACACCTTTGCACGGGCGGCGGCCTGGCCCGGCTTTCGGCTGCATCTCGGTTCTCCCTGGCTTAGTGTGGCAGCTTCCGGAGAAGAAGCGGCAGTGACTACACCTAAGGGTGAATTCAGCTTCGACTTCCTGATTGTCA
This window contains:
- a CDS encoding flavin-containing monooxygenase — encoded protein: MSLEALNERVKTDLSYLAYGGADWIRPLEHPEGHVYDVVIVGGGQSGLGAAFGLLRERISNILIIDENSDGLEGPWETYARMVTLRTPKHLTSIDLGIPSLTFRSWWEAQKGTAAWEELGKIPRGDWMNYLRWYRRILQLPVINEVQLKLIEPGEDGIYRLRIAGAGAPSGLLLARKIVLATGIQGGGEWHVPPMIAEHLPEHLYAHTSQKIDFAALRGKRVAILGGGASAFDNANFVLTEGAAEAHVFVRREQLPNVNPIRQMEVSGMIERFHALADEDKYAVISHFFNYNQPPTNDTFARAAAWPGFRLHLGSPWLSVAASGEEAAVTTPKGEFSFDFLIVSTGLLSDPALRPELQQVEAHIARWRDRYEAPSGAANALLDAHPYLSPGFALQSRDEAGRKLLHGIFLFNYSALASCGLSASAISGLKNAIPKLVCGVADQLFMDDRQQTLQAYYDYDEIEFTGK
- a CDS encoding Ger(x)C family spore germination protein translates to MIKSLRRKVLVTLMLAVLPFLLASCLGYRDLDHIAFVTSILIDQDEEENLIFYFETLNSIRSSSKEANQEERIVYKIATQNPGDALNRLETHTSSPVTLAHNKVILFTKRFAAGGLDQAFDIFDRWQESSTRTLLGVYVGETEDFIKPNHEEEVMTGLYLYDMLGNKASVTSYGVKLNIREFMNQKIIGDHVNSMSIMNVSKDKDTKGQYFLDGLALIKEYRMVGRLSSEKSIYFNFLLNNEVSGNINTQNPEDRTKTVSLLLQNNRYKSRLDYKDGILKMEIILKLNTDVSLIQGKLKLNEENIAKLEASMAAKIRANCLALFQEWKDKGTDIFDIQEKFERKYPKLAGRNIIGSTELDLKVTVDINGTTTLRDAE